The genomic stretch TTTATTTGGGTGAATTGAAATTCAAGATCAAAGTCTGGAACCCGGGCTGGCGGTGAATAGATGTAGCTTTGCCCGTCTTGGCTGTAAACAGCAAAAAGGGGTTCAAGAGTGATGACTCGATTGCTGGCAGGATGCATCAACTCAACCTGTGCTTTAACACCAATGGTCGTATTTGGCGGAAGTTCGGAAGTATCTGTTCTGGCATAGCTCACAAACCTGATTTTAAACTTGCCCACATCAATAGTCTGACCCGGGTTTAGTTTAATTTTTTGAACTTCAGGTGTATCTGTTCCAGAGGTATCTTGCAGGGATGCATTTTGCATCATCCGGCGATTTTCACTGGCCCGGTCGTTTTGTTCCTGTACATATGAACTACCACCTACATATAAATAAATATCACTTAGCAATCCTGTTCTCACATCCGGATCTACCGACCATTGGATATTCTCGGCAGTGGAAGTTGTCAGCATCGGATACACTTCCGGATTCATATAGAAAGTCTTGCCACCATCAACCGGCTCAAACTTAATTTTATAGGTTTGCTGTCCCCTGCGGATTGAATTGTCAAGTTCGTACCCTTCATAAGTCACAACATATCTGGAGTCTACTATAACCGGCTCATTCAGATTTAACAATAGCATTTCTTCTTTTTGGGTGACTTTAAAGCCTTGTTCATCCGTCACCTCTCCCCGTTCTACCGCGGTGTTATAGTTCGCTGTTTTCTGATCCACCAGATAGGAATTATATGCAGATGAAGCTAAAATTCCGACCAAAAGTAATCCAAAACCGATGTGTGTAAGTGAACCCCCAATGAGCTTAGGATTCTGCATTGTTAAACGCACCAGAACCCAGGCATTCCCTACCACAGCGAAGTACCCGCAAAAGAGATACACCATGTAGTAGATGTTCCGTACATCTCCAAGAATGATGGACAGGATAGTTACCGCACTCGTAACCAGTAAGGGACTAATCAGAGCTGATGCCAGAGATTCAGCGTCATATTTTTTCCAGAAAAGGTACTGTCCCAACACCGTAAAGATGGCCATTATCATAGCAATGGGCATACTCCAGTCGTTATAAAAACTTATTTCCGGGGGAGTGGGATTTTCTACAAATAATTTACCGATAATCGGAGAACTGGTTCCTAAAATAATAACCAGGCCAAGTATGAGAAGCAGCATCGCTCCGGTGACCGTCATAAATTCACGGCTCAGGAATTTAGCTTCTTTATCTGGTGAAGGAAGCTCCTTGTACCTCCAAAAGAAGAGCCCCAGACCTACTCCGGTTACTACTACCATAAAAGCCAGCAGCTGATTGTACAATCCTAAATCCACGAAACTGTGAACGGATGAACTTCCCAGAATTCCGGATCGAGTCAGAAAGGTTTCATAAACAATTGCTACGTAAGCAAGTATGGCAAACAGAATCGATGATTTTTGAGCCACTGAGCTCTTACGTTGAATAATCATAGTGTGAATGCCCGCCGTACCGATCAGCCATGGAACCAGGGATGCATTTTCAACCGGATCCCAAGCCCAATAACCTCCGAATGAAAGCGTGACGTATGCCCAATATCCCCCGAGAAAAATGGCGGTCAGTAAAGCTACATTTGCACTCAGTGTCCAAGGAAGTGCCGGCCCAATCCACTCATTATACTTTTGCTTCCACAGCGCGGCCATGGCAAAGCAGTACGGGATGGTCATCATCGCAAAACCCACAAATAATATAGGCGGATGAATCATCATCCAGGGGCTTTTTAGCAAATCATTTAAGCCGCTTCCATCCTGTGGAACAAAATCAGGATTAGTTTGCAGAAACGGAGCATTTGGCATTTCTTCAGCGATGGTTCGGAATGGTGAGGCTCCCAGTTTTAGCCCAAAAATATCCCATCCCAAAAGCATGGATAATAAGAATACCTGTGTAAGTGTCAGGAAGAAAAGCACCGGAGCCTTATATGGTTCCCTCGTCCACTTCATCAACCCAAAACCAAAGAAAGCGGAAATGAGAATCCAGAGCATGAAACTGCCTTCCTGCCCTCCATAAAAAGCTGACCAGAGATAACGCGGGGCTAAATCAAGACTGGTATAATTGAATACATAATAATATTGAAACTGATGCTGGAAAATCAGATAAACCAGGATTCCGGAAGCAACAACAAGAAAAGCTGCTTTTGTGGCAAACAGCCAGTTGCCCACTTTCAGGGTTCTGTTTTCATCCCGGTTTGCTGAAATGAAATAGAAGATCATGGCCGCCAGAGAAGTTACAAAAGAAGCGGAGATCAGGATTTTACCAATTGTTCCTAGCATAGAAGAGATTTAACCTTGTGCAGCTTCGCTGAATTGACTTGGGTCGGCATCGTTGTATTTAGAAGGACACTTCATCAGCATTTCGTTTGCATAAAAAGTATCACCCCTCATCTCACCGATAACCACCAATTGGTCGGCCTGTTCAAAATTATTGGGTTTGGGCTTGGAGTACACCACTTTTTTGGAAACACCGGATTCGTCTTTCATATAGAACACAAATCTCTTGGTTTCCAACGAAAATTCAGCTCCTTTTTCTTCATCCCAGGTACCCGGGATGTGAGCACTGCTCATTTCAGATGCACCTTCAAAAGTTGTGTAGGTACTAATACTTTCCCCAAAGTTGTACATCAACAGGGAGGTAAACCCAACAATGGCTACAATGCCTATAATCAGTTTTGGTTTCATGCGTCTTTTGATGATTGAATTTGTTCTTCCAGTTTACTCACTTTCTTATCTACCCGGAAAAGAAAAAACAGGAGTATAAACCAGATGATCAGGCTTACTCCCAACACTACATATATTAATTCGTTTGAAGACATAAATTGAATGAATGCACCGGCATCTTCTGCCCCGGGAGCTCCACTCCAATTGTCAGAGTAGGCTTGAGTCAGGGTATCAACGACGGCGAGTGAATCTTCTTGCATTAATTTTAAATCTTATTGCATTGAAATTTACGAATTCTCAATTTCGAATTGAACCTTTTTATATCTGTTAACTACATCGTAAATCCAAAAGCCTATAGCTATAAATCCGATGAATGCCGGGTATAAAATATAACGAAGTTCGTCGGCTGTAATCTCGCTAAAAGCAGGATTTCCATCTGCCCCGGGATGCAAGCTTGTTAATTGCCGCGGAACCACATACAATAAAAACGGTATGGTAGTAACTGCAAAAATATTATAAACAGCCGACAATTTTGCGCGCTTCTGTTCGTCATCAAAAGCGGATCTGAGTACAAAATAAGCTACATAAATCATCAGAGCGAGAGCGGCCAGATTCATTTTAGGTTCAGCGAACGTCCACCATGAGCCCCATGTAAATCGCGCCCAAAGTGAACCCGTCAATAATCCACAAACCCCAAATGCGACTCCCACCATCGCAGCTGATGAAGCTTTAATATCGAATTCCATAACCGGTTCATTCAGATATTTAATGCTGTACCAAAAGCTTATAAGGAACAGCACAAACATGGTCATCCACATAGGTACGTGGAAAAAAATATTACGTGCCGTCTGTTCGAGAATGGGAATGTCAGGGATTTCAATCAAAAAGCCAGCAATGATAACGAGCGTCATCCAGCCGGCAACTACGTATTTCCAGGGTTTCAATAGTATGCGAATTTTATTAACTATGGCTACGTTTGCAATGCAAAATATACGAATTTACCCACGATAATCTGAGTATATAATCTGTAAAATCTGTTATGAGTAACAACGAAAAATCCATCATTCTCACTCCCTCCTGGAAAGCTTTTTTCTGGCGGTATTTTTTTGGAGTAATTCTGACCCCGGTTTTAATTGGCATCTACCTGCTTTGGAAAACATGGAAAACACAGAAAGGCATTTCGTATAAAATCACTGACCGGAAAATTACGGTGGTAGATGGCCATATATCTCAGAATATTGATCTGGCAGATATCCGGCAGGCTGTTTCTGGGGAAAAGTCGTTTGGTGTTGGCTCTGTTGTCCTCAAAACAAGCGGCAGAAAGATTGAGCTTATCGGGCTGAAAAACCCGGAAGCGATCAGCAAATCAATAGAAAAAGCCGTTGAAGCTGAACTCAAAAGAATTGAAGCGGAAAAAGAAGCCAAACCAAGAGAATCGGAATACGACCCCGGTTCAATGGATCGGCTGGAATACTTGACTGGCCTTTGGCAACAGGGACTTATCGACGATCAGGATTTTAGGGCCGAAAAAGAGAAATTGTAGCTATCCCGAATTTTATCACAGCCTTTTACAAATATATCTCGTTTATTGTTCGCCTAATCTAAACATTATGGTTTTTCTATGAACACATCTTTATTAAAATCAGCTCTTTTAGTCGCTTTTCTGGTCGCTTTATTTTCTAATACGGCATTTGCTCAACAAGCTAATTTCGAGGCTGCAGAACGTTTCACCGGTGATAAAATGGAAAAACTAATTGGAAATACTTCGGTATGGGCCCAATGGATTGAAGACACCAACAACTTTTGGTATACCTACGAAAACGATAAAGGTAAAAACTGGTATTTCGTAAATGCTGAACGTCCGTCCCAGCGCCTTCTTTTTGACCAGGAAGAAATGGCGTCGCAACTTACAGAGATTTTTGAGCGTCCGTTCAATGCCAAAGACCTGGATCTGAAAGATTTTGAATATGACACAGATAAAGAGCGGTTTACTTTCCATGTGGACAGTATTCAATTCACTTATAATCTAAATGGAAACGACCTTATTAAAGGAGACTCGCTTGAAAAAGAAGAGCGCGAACGTTGGGCTACCTACTCTCCTGATAGTACATGGATTGCCTTTGCTAAAAATCACAATCTCTACATCATGCGTTCAGATGACGAAGACAGTACTGAGATTCAGCTTACCGATGATGGTGAACGATGGTTCAGTTACCAAGCTGATGAAGGCGACACTACCAGCGACAAACGCCTTCGAACCAATGCCGACTTTTTTGATGACGAAAGCAAACTATACATCACCAGAACAGATGACCGGAAAGTGAAAGAACTTTGGGTTATCGATGCTCTCGGAAAGCGTCCGGAACTTGAAACCTACAAATACTCCATGCCGGGCGATGAAGAGATAGGAATTCCACAGGTTGAAGTTTTTGATATCGCCAGCCGCAACCGTGTGATCATGGATACTGATAAATGGGAAGATCAGGAGCTCCGGGCTAACTATGGAAATCATCAAACCGGGGACTTTAAATCCACCCCTTCTGATAAACTGTATATCTACCGCGAAAACCGGACTTCAGACAAAGTAGATATCCTCATTGGTGATACTGAAACCGGTGAAACTGAAGTTCTTCTAAGTGAAACCAGCAAGCCTTATTTCAACTGGAGTTTCCAGGATCTGGCTATTATCAATGATGGAGAAGAATACATTTGGTGGAGCGAGCGTACCGGCTGGGGACAGTTATATCGTTATGATTCTGAAGGTAATCTCAAGAATCAAATCACATCCGGTAATTTTGTAGTGGGTGATATTGTTAAAATCGATACCGCGGCAAAAACCATTTATTTTGAAGGCTACGGCCGTGATGGAGATCATCCTTATTATGAACACCTGTACAGTGTTCGTTTTGATGGTTCGAACTTCAAACACCTCACTCCTGAAAATGCCGATCACAGTATTTCAGAATCTGACAAAGGCAATTACTTTGTAGACAATTATTCACGTGTCGATATGCCAACCAAGTCGGTACTTCGGGACCGGAATGGAAAAGTGATACTCACGCTTCAGGAGGTCGACATGGGTAAAGCTGAAGCTATTGGGTGGAAAGCACCGGAGGAATTTAGAATAAAGGCAGCAGATGGAGCTACCGACTTGTATGGTGTAATGTGGAAACCATTCGACTTCGACTCATCCAAGTCCTACCCTATTATTTCTTACGTGTATCCGGGGCCACAAACCGAGCCTTTCCCAACCAGCTTTTCGCTGCAGGGTTACACAGGCCGAAATCAGGCACTGGCACAGCTTGGCTTTGTGGTAGTGGCATTTGGTAACCGTGGCGGAAGTCCGGTTCGCTCCCGTTATTACCATACCTATGGATATGGAGATCTTCGTGATTATCCTTTGGCTGATAACAAGTATGGAATCGAACAACTGGCATCCCGTCATACTTTTATAGACCAAAACCGTGTTGGTATTTTCGGGCATTCCGGTGGTGGCTTCATGAGTACCGCAGCCCTGCTCACTTATCCTGATTTTTATGATGTTGCTGTTTCCTCTGCAGGAAATCACGACAACAATGTATATAACCACTGGTGGAGCGAAACACACAACGGGGTGAAAGAAAAGCGCAAAACCATAAAAGAAATGAACGAGGACAGCGTGGAAGTGGAAAAAGAAGAAATCACTTTTGACGGCCCGATTGAATCGAATGCAGACTTGGCAGGTAATCTGAAAGGGCATCTGTTACTTGTACACGGAAATATCGATAACAACGTACATCCCGCTAACACTCTTCGTCTGGCGGATGCGCTCATCAAGGCCGGCAAGCGATTTGACATGATGATTCTGCCCGGTCGCCGACATGGCTTCGGACCTTATCAACCCTACTTCGAACGCCAGAAATGGTATTATTTCTCTCAGCATTTATTGGGTGATTACCGGAGTAATGTAGATATGAATTTACCGGAAGACGAAGATTAGAATTTCGAGCAGTGAACACTGAATATTGAAGGCAGAAAAATTCAGAGCTTTGCCTTCGATGTTTCTTGTTCGGTATTCAACCGCCAGGCTTTTTCGTTGGGGGTTATGGTGAAGCTCCATAAGATTCCGGCAAGTGCCATCACTCCTCCGTAAACCATAATGAGGGGTTTTACGGTCATCAATCCACTCTCAAGAATTAGTGAAGCGATGATTACCGAAAACGAATTTCCTATTGTAAATAGCAGCCATTCAGTACTGAATATTCTTCCGCGAAAAGTATCCTGAGTTCGTTTTTGGAGAAGTACCGTACTGGAAACCCAGTTTGCCCCGGATGCAGAATGAGCCAATAATACGAACAATAGCATCAGCCCGATACTATTCACCATCCCGACCACTAAATACATCACTCCACAAAAAGTGATAGCAAGCCCCATCAGCAACACCCAGTCTTTTTCATCCCTGAAGATACGCCTGCCTATAATCGGTCCTATTCCTGTTCCAAATCCCCGTGCAGCATAAAGTAATCCAAGACCAATACTGCCCATCATCAGAACTTCCTCACTGACAATAATGAGCAGGTAAACAAGTCCGCCCAGAAACACCGTTGAGGTTCCTTTCGCCAGTGAAGGCCGAAGAATATGCCGGTTTCTCACCAGGTAGCTGAGGCCTTCTTTAATTCCTTTGAGTGGATTTCTTGTTCTATATAACTCCTCTTTCGACAGTCGTTTTTGAGGGATTACTGCCCGGTATACAAACCAGGCTGAAACAACGTAACTGACTCCATCAAGAATCAGCACATTGGTTGTTCCCAGCCACTCGGTTGCAAACCCACCAATAGCCATCCCGGTAGTAAAAATGATACTCCAGCTTGCCGTCGATATGATATTGGCGTTTGTAAGGTTTTCTTCTGAAGTGACATTGGGGATGGAGGAAGTCTTCGCCGGCTCAAATACAGCAGATAACATCATCTGAATGGCCGTCAGAACATAAGCAAGCCAAAGCGTTGCTGCTGAATCTACCAAAATGATTCCAATTACGGCTAGTCCCCTGAGAAGGTCACACCAAATCATGAGTTTTCTTCGGTTGAACCGATCGGCTATATACCCAGCAAATGGTGAGAAAAAGGCCAGGCTGAGCATTTTGACTACAATGATAAGCCCCAATAAAAACTCAGAATCAGAGTACCGGCCAATAATGGCATACAGGGCGAGCAGACCGAACCAATCCCCGAAATTCGATACCGACTGAGCTATCCAAAGCCGGCGAAAGTCTTTGTTATCCTTGATGAGATTGAGGTACGGGCGGAGGTTATTGGTCATAGCTTTCAGCTGACAGCAAGCAGATTTCAGCTTCAAAAATGGAATAATTAGAGATTAAGACTTGTGAAGATTCTTCGGGAGTACCCTCAGAATGACTCAATAGAATGTTGTTTTGTTTAACAATGAAGGTCAGCGTTCAAAATTCATTCCACGCCGGTGCTGCCAAACCCGCCTTCGCCACGATCCGTTTCATCAAGCTCATCCACTTCCAAAAGCGGGAGCTGAGTGACCGGGGCAATCACCATTTGTGCAATACGATCGCCGTGATTCACCACAAACTCTTCTTCCCCGTGGTTGATGGCAATTACTTTCACTTCTCCCCTGTAATCGGCATCAATGGTTCCGGGTGTATTCAGCATGGTGATGCCATTTCGAATGGCCAGACCGCTTCGGGGGCGGATTTGAGCCTCATACCCCTCAGGAAGGGCTATTTGCAATCCGGTTGGAATTAGCGTTCGCTCTCCGGGCTTAATAACAATCGGTGTTTCTACGGCTGCACGGACATCCATTCCTGCTGCAGCTACCGATTCATAATTTGGAAGCGGTAAGTCTTTCGCGTGATCCAGTTTCTTTATTAGTACCTGTTTCATAATTCTTCTCGTGAGTATTCAACCATTCTTACAATTACATTTCCCCATAAAACCTTAACCCTAGCTTCCAGCGGAACCCGAAGGTCATCATCCAGAAACCAGGCCCTGAAATCGCCGGAAAAACCAAAAGGTCCTTCAATATTTTCTGTTGTGCCATTCATTAGATATGCCTGAATAGGTCCGTCGAAGGGTGCGTAATTTCGTTCTTCTTTTTTAAATGAGTTGTCTGCATAGATATATCCCTTTTTCTTGGTTACATACACCGGAAGCGTATAATCTTCTTCACTCCCTGCAAACAAACGCGAAAAATAAAAAATCAGATGGCCGGATGTAGCCGGATCTTCCAAATCCAGGGTATCACGTGAATCATCTTCTTCTATATAGTAAACCTTATTGATGTCGCGGTCGAACCAATACTGAATTTCATCATACTTATTTTCGTCGATATTATCCTTCCAGTATTTCACCTCCACAGGCAGCCCGTCTTCATTTACATAAAACAGGCTGTGAAAGCGATCCAGTTCATCACCTACAAAAGGTATAGAAGGATTTGACACAATTTCGGTAAGAATGTGATTTAATTCTCTTCCCTCGTAGGTTGTGTCACTCAGCAATTCTACATTCACCCAGCCTAGTTTTAGAAAACCATATTTAACTTCATACCGGAACGTTTCCTTCACCGAAAAAAGCTCTTCCATGGTTGGCGGCGTGGAGCTGGTATCCGGAAAGTTATGCTGCGCTAAGGCAGGATATGACAGCATAAATAGTAATATGGAGAAGATAATTTTGATCATAATCTGGACGGGCTGACCAACGTATGGGGTGAGCCGATTATTTCTCCTCCGGTTCCTCTTCCGCTATAAAAGCTTCAAAAGACTCTTCATCATAGCCAACCAAAACCGACTCATCCTTGATTAATACCGGGCGTTTAATCATAACCTGATTTTCCAGCAGTTGTTCAAATAATTCATCGTCAGACAGATCCTGGTCGGCAAGGCCTAAGTCTCTCCATTTCCGGCCTCTTTTATTCACCAATACATCCAAACCCACCTTAAACTCCAGTTCTTTCAATTCATTGCGGGTCAGCGGCTCCTCTCTAACGTCGATGAACTCAAACTCTACCTCATGCTCTTTCATCCATTTTTTTGTGTCCCTGATTTTGTTGCAATTTTTTATACCTGCAATATGAAGCATCGTAGTATTATAGTGAATGTTTTGTATTTTCAGTGATGTAAAGATACGGTTTGTTTCCTGAAATTCGAACGTAATGAACGCTAAGTTCGTGCCATTTTATGACGAAGTTTTTTTCTTATACGGTTTTTTTGATGTCAATGCTCATGCTGGCAAGCTGTACCCGTAATGATGCCCAGCGAGAATTTGAAAAAGAAGCCTACTCCTTTCCCGCTAATTTCACCGAGACCACCAATCAGGGTGTTGTTCAGAATTTAGACGAAGATGACTGGCGAACTTCCCCTCTCTTCCAGGGGTTGATTGAAATTGTGCCTCCCTACCCTAATCCTGTTCTTACATCACAAAACATACAATTTGAAGTTAATGTTACCGGCATAAATTCTGTAACCGGGATTCAGGTTTGGACGGAACTTCCAAATGGCCGTCAACAGATTATATACGAAGATTTCGAAACGCTGCAACCCGGCCTGACTACTTTCCAGATTGACCCGATTCTGCTTTCGTGGGATAGCAACAACAGCCCGGAAGGCGCCCGTGGGTTGAACCGCGTTTATATTTTCAATGCCAACCAGCAGATGATTTCCTACGGCGACATTATGGTGGAGTGAGCCGGTTTTGATTTGCAAATAATCGAACTGCAACTAATAAAATTCAAACCCGATCCTCACTCTATTCTTCCTGTCCTTGCTTCCAACTCTCTATTTTTGCTTATTGTAGTTTAAGTACCAAGAATACTTTTTATTAATAAAATCGGGGAATAAGCATGAAGAACTGCTACTACATGAGCATTATAGTAAGTTGTCTTTTGTTGAGTGTCATAAATACTGTAGTTGCACAGAGAGTTTCCGAAGCCGAAGCTTCCCATGAAACAGAAATCAGTGACCTTAAATTATTAGACCCCGTTTTCAACATTAATATTGGATATGTTGAAGATCATACCAAGCCCGGTGGCGGAAGATATCTTTGTGGGGGAATGACAAATTCTGGTGCTAAAATAGCATCACGAGTTGTTAGGAATGCACTTTCACGGGTGCCGACTACCGCCAGAGCTAAAATCGACCTGAAGTATGTAATTCTATGCAGTCGGATTCTTGCTAATCAACAACCGATTGGAGGCATCCCCATCCCACCTCTTAAGCTTTTGATGATAGATACAAAGCGAAATAACGAGCATATCGTACTCCACGAGCTTTATCACCTGATAGAATTTCAATTCAATACCTACAATGATCCAGACTGGCAGCAGCAATTTGGTGCCTCGGGTTATGTGAATAGTTATCGCGGGCAATTAGAGAACTCACCCATGGGCAGTGGACGAGAAGGCTTTCTAAACAACTATTCCAAAACTTTTCCACATGAGGAACGTGCTGAGCTATTTGCATTTTTGATTCTCAACCCCCGTGGTGTAGCTGCTCAACTTAGAAGAGTTGACGACGAAATCGTAGAGCAAAAAATTGAATTTATGATTGAAAAGTGCCGCCGGCTTCTGGGACTAAATATCAGAATTTAGATCGCCCATTGCATCATAAAAAAGCTGGATTGATTGTTTATTTATTTTTTGTAAAAAAGTAATCCTCCGCCCCGCGTACCTGAAATAAACTCAGCTATTCCATCTCCATCTAAGTCTACAAAATGTGGGGCTGTAAGCTGAGCTGTTGCTACCTCAAAAGGCATTGGTTTTTGGGTGAATTCCGCCTCACTTGGAGTTCCGGTGTTTTCAAAGAATAGAATGCCTTCAATTTTACTTCCCAGGAATAAATCCAAATCGCCATCGCCGTCTATATCATAGAAAGCAGGGGCACTCCGGTGCTGTACTTCAACTCCAGAAAAAGCATCCTTCTCAAAACTAAACTCCGGATTTTCAGCAGTACCGGTGTTACGGAATAGCTGTAAGCCACCTCCTGATTCTCCCACCAGTAAATCCAAATCTCCATCGCCATCAATATCAGCAAGTGTGGGAACAGCATTACTACCTCTTTCAAGCCCTGCTATCTTTTCTTTTTTTAGTTCGAACCCATTTCCTGTATTTAAAAACAAAGAGATGTCCCCTTTCCAGTTCCCGATCAGCAGATCATCCAGCCCGTCACCGTTTAAATCACCTAAAACCGGTGCATAATGATAGGCAATGGGCAAATCCAATGTCCCGCTCATCTGAAATTCCGGAGCAGTAGCAGTTCCACGGTTTTCAAACCGGTAAATAACCGAGGTCTTTTGGTTTGCTGGATCAATTTTATTGGCAAGAAGCATATCCACATCTCCGTCTCCATCCAGATCGCCGGTGGCCGGAATGCTCTCATCTCCTACGTCAATCATATTGATAAACTGACGAGTCTTTAAATTAAAGTCTCCTTCATCCTGCTCATAGAAATACAGGTTATCGCTCAGGGTTAGGTTTGCGTTGTAGGCTCCACCAAGCACGCCCAGGAATAGATCCATATCCCCGTCATTTTCCCAGTCCGCTAATGTAGGAGCATTATACCCACTGGTTTGAACCGGATTTGATGGTGGAAAGGGTTTGGGTTCGCCCCGGAAATCAGGAGTTTCACACGAACCGGTATTTTCAATTAGCAGAATGCTTGGCTCGAAAAAATCACCCCAGAACAGATCCTGATCGCCATCGGAATCAATGTCCATAAAGGCCATGGTGTTGGCACCATGCATGGTTCCAAACTGCTTTACAATCTCAATGTCTTCAAACCGTTTGGTAACTAATTTAAACTGCGGAATCTGGTTTTCATCTCTGCCAACCGATTCATACCGAGCTAAGGTACCATCCAGACTTCCGATAAAAAGATCCAGCCTGTTGTCGCAGTCGATATCTGTGACATTTGGGATATTCTGCCGATCAGAAAAAATGGGTTCGCCGTTTACATCCTTCAGTGAATCAGCAGCGAGTACAAATCGGGGAGATTCAGCCGTTCCTTCATTTCGGTAATAGCGAATGTAACTGTACGGTTGTTCGGATAGTAAATCGAAGTCTCCATCCTGGTCCATATCTACAAAGCGAAACCATTCCCCTATATCCAAATTCTGAAATTTATCGGATCGCCACATTAATGGACTTTCGGTATCACTTCCCAGATGTTCAAAAAACATGAGTTCGTCTGTATGCTCCTGCACAAAAAAATCAGGATCGCCATCGTCGTCTATATCAGTAAACTGAGGTCTTGGAGCATTAAATCCTCCAGTAAAAGGATGAGGTACCTGGGTTCCATCTTCAGCATAAACAGCAAATGGGTTGATCTGTCGCTGGTAGTTATTAGAATCCGAACTGCTTTTTTCAGGTGTCTGTGATGATTTGCATCCTGATATCGACACCAGCAGAGAGAGGATTATCAAGACCAGAAAATTGTAACGCATAGTTTTCATTGACTTCCTTTCAAAAAGTTTTTGCAAATGATTTTACCAATTACTGGTTCCTATACCGGTTGGGTAGCGACCTGTTTCTATAACTTTCTCAATTTCGAGCGTTTCTGTATTAATGATAACCACGGTTCCGGGTAATTCCTCTTCAGCAGACAATCCTTTAGGGTTATAGGTTTTGTCTCTGTTGTTGTTTGTTACATATAAATATTTACCATCAGCGGAAAGCGCTGCTCCATGAGGCTGGGCTAATCCGTTTCCTTCAATCACCTTTTCTACCTTTTTGTTTTCCATATCTACAACAGTTACGGTATGAGCCCCTTTATTCCCAAAATAGACCCGTTTACCGTCTGGAGAATATACAGGATGCCAAGGTTGTGCATTGACAGAAATGGTATCCGTTACCTGTGGCGTTAATGGATTGGATAAATCAAAAACCAAAAGCTTCCCCGAAACCTGACCGGTTCCTACCATGGTTTGTCCATCCGGTGAAATAGCAAAGTTCACAAATACATGCGAATTTCCATCCAATATTGTGAGTTCTGTTTCTTCCGTTTCGTTGTTCCTTGCTAAAATCTGATTCGCTGACAGGCTGGCGATATAGGTCCATTTTCCATCCGGAGTTGTGGCTATAGCATGCGGTCGGGTAAAAAATAAGTCCACTTCCCTATCTACCTTCAT from Gracilimonas sp. encodes the following:
- a CDS encoding DPP IV N-terminal domain-containing protein, which produces MNTSLLKSALLVAFLVALFSNTAFAQQANFEAAERFTGDKMEKLIGNTSVWAQWIEDTNNFWYTYENDKGKNWYFVNAERPSQRLLFDQEEMASQLTEIFERPFNAKDLDLKDFEYDTDKERFTFHVDSIQFTYNLNGNDLIKGDSLEKEERERWATYSPDSTWIAFAKNHNLYIMRSDDEDSTEIQLTDDGERWFSYQADEGDTTSDKRLRTNADFFDDESKLYITRTDDRKVKELWVIDALGKRPELETYKYSMPGDEEIGIPQVEVFDIASRNRVIMDTDKWEDQELRANYGNHQTGDFKSTPSDKLYIYRENRTSDKVDILIGDTETGETEVLLSETSKPYFNWSFQDLAIINDGEEYIWWSERTGWGQLYRYDSEGNLKNQITSGNFVVGDIVKIDTAAKTIYFEGYGRDGDHPYYEHLYSVRFDGSNFKHLTPENADHSISESDKGNYFVDNYSRVDMPTKSVLRDRNGKVILTLQEVDMGKAEAIGWKAPEEFRIKAADGATDLYGVMWKPFDFDSSKSYPIISYVYPGPQTEPFPTSFSLQGYTGRNQALAQLGFVVVAFGNRGGSPVRSRYYHTYGYGDLRDYPLADNKYGIEQLASRHTFIDQNRVGIFGHSGGGFMSTAALLTYPDFYDVAVSSAGNHDNNVYNHWWSETHNGVKEKRKTIKEMNEDSVEVEKEEITFDGPIESNADLAGNLKGHLLLVHGNIDNNVHPANTLRLADALIKAGKRFDMMILPGRRHGFGPYQPYFERQKWYYFSQHLLGDYRSNVDMNLPEDED
- a CDS encoding cytochrome c maturation protein CcmE; translation: MKPKLIIGIVAIVGFTSLLMYNFGESISTYTTFEGASEMSSAHIPGTWDEEKGAEFSLETKRFVFYMKDESGVSKKVVYSKPKPNNFEQADQLVVIGEMRGDTFYANEMLMKCPSKYNDADPSQFSEAAQG
- the ccsA gene encoding cytochrome c biogenesis protein CcsA, whose translation is MLGTIGKILISASFVTSLAAMIFYFISANRDENRTLKVGNWLFATKAAFLVVASGILVYLIFQHQFQYYYVFNYTSLDLAPRYLWSAFYGGQEGSFMLWILISAFFGFGLMKWTREPYKAPVLFFLTLTQVFLLSMLLGWDIFGLKLGASPFRTIAEEMPNAPFLQTNPDFVPQDGSGLNDLLKSPWMMIHPPILFVGFAMMTIPYCFAMAALWKQKYNEWIGPALPWTLSANVALLTAIFLGGYWAYVTLSFGGYWAWDPVENASLVPWLIGTAGIHTMIIQRKSSVAQKSSILFAILAYVAIVYETFLTRSGILGSSSVHSFVDLGLYNQLLAFMVVVTGVGLGLFFWRYKELPSPDKEAKFLSREFMTVTGAMLLLILGLVIILGTSSPIIGKLFVENPTPPEISFYNDWSMPIAMIMAIFTVLGQYLFWKKYDAESLASALISPLLVTSAVTILSIILGDVRNIYYMVYLFCGYFAVVGNAWVLVRLTMQNPKLIGGSLTHIGFGLLLVGILASSAYNSYLVDQKTANYNTAVERGEVTDEQGFKVTQKEEMLLLNLNEPVIVDSRYVVTYEGYELDNSIRRGQQTYKIKFEPVDGGKTFYMNPEVYPMLTTSTAENIQWSVDPDVRTGLLSDIYLYVGGSSYVQEQNDRASENRRMMQNASLQDTSGTDTPEVQKIKLNPGQTIDVGKFKIRFVSYARTDTSELPPNTTIGVKAQVELMHPASNRVITLEPLFAVYSQDGQSYIYSPPARVPDFDLEFQFTQINPQENNIELTVTGLEEEYEPEWVLIVADEKPFISVVWAGTFILMAGFSISIFRHWGRERKKNNE
- a CDS encoding cytochrome c biogenesis protein is translated as MKPWKYVVAGWMTLVIIAGFLIEIPDIPILEQTARNIFFHVPMWMTMFVLFLISFWYSIKYLNEPVMEFDIKASSAAMVGVAFGVCGLLTGSLWARFTWGSWWTFAEPKMNLAALALMIYVAYFVLRSAFDDEQKRAKLSAVYNIFAVTTIPFLLYVVPRQLTSLHPGADGNPAFSEITADELRYILYPAFIGFIAIGFWIYDVVNRYKKVQFEIENS
- a CDS encoding CcmD family protein codes for the protein MQEDSLAVVDTLTQAYSDNWSGAPGAEDAGAFIQFMSSNELIYVVLGVSLIIWFILLFFLFRVDKKVSKLEEQIQSSKDA